The Haloplanus sp. GDY1 genomic sequence TTGACGACGTGGGCGTCGATGCCCTCCTCGCGGAGCGCCTGGATGGCGTGGACCGAACAGTAGTCGAACTCCACGCCCTGCCCGATGCGGATGGGGCCGCCGCCGACGACCACGACGCTCTCGACGTCGCGGTCGACGCGGAGTTCGCCCGCCGCCGCGTCGCCCTCGAAGGGCCCGGTGACGAACTCGGGCTTGCGCGAGGAGTAGTAGTACGGCGTCTGGGCCGCGAACTCGCCGGCACAGGTGTCGACCTGCTTGTAGGTCCGCCCCGGCACCTCGGTTTCGACGCTTCCCACGTCGGCGCCGGCGGTCGCCGCGATTTCGGCGTTGGTGACGCCCTTGATCGCCGCTTCGGTGAAGTCGCCCTCGGCGGCCGCCGTGACCGCGTCGGAGATGCGCCTGAACCGCTCGACGTACCACTCCTTGATGTCGGTCAACTCGACGACCTCGTCGACCGTGTAGCCGCGGTCGAACGCCTCGAAGATGGCGTAGGGGCGATCCGGCGTCGGCCGCACCAGATACTCCGACTCCAGTTCCTCGTCGTCGACGTCGGCCCAGTCGACCGCCGGGTCGTACTCCGAGGAGCGAAGCGCCTTCAGCAGCGACTCCTCGAAGGTCCGCCCGATGGACATGGCCTCGCCCGTCGACTTCATCGCCGGGCCGAGCGTGAAGTCGACGTCGTCGAACTTGTCCTTCGGCCACCGGGGCACCTTCGTCACCACGTAGTCGATGGCGGGTTCGAACGCCGCGGTCGTCTCGCCGGTGATCTCGTTTTCGATCTCGTGGAGGCGCTTGCCCAGCGCCACCTTCGCGGTCACGCGGGCGATTGGGTAGCCCGTCGCCTTCGAGGCGAGCGCGGAGGACCGGGACACGCGGGGGTTGACCTCGACCACCCGGTACTCGCCGCCGGGGGTGCCGTCGTCGTGCCACGCGAACTGGATGTTACAGCCGCCCTGAATACCCAGTTCCCGGATGACTTCGAGCGCGGCGTCGCGCATCTCCTGGTGGCCTTCGTCGGGGATCACCTGCGAGGGCGTGACGACGACGGATTCGCCCGTGTGGATGCCCATCGGGTCGATGTTCTCCATGTTGCAGATGATGATCGTCGAGTCGTCGGCGTCGCGCATCACCTCGTACTCCAGTTCGACCCAGCCGGCGATGGACTCGGTGATGAGCACCTCGTCGTTCCGCGAGAGGCGGAGCCCCTTCCGGACGCGCTCGACCAGCTTGTCCATGTCGTCGACGACGCCCGACCCCGACCCGCCGAGGGTGTAGGTCGTGCGCGCGATGACGGGGAGGCCACCGACCTCGTCGACGGCGGCCCCCACGCGGTCACGCAGCGCGTCCTCGCTCATGGTCTCGGCGGACTCGTCGTCCTCCAGGGAGATGACGGTGGAGGCGGGCACCGGCTGACCGATGTTCTCCATCCGCTGGCGGAAGAGGTCGCGGTCCTCGGTCGCGTAGATGGTGTCGAGGGGAGTGCCCATGATCTCCACGTCGTGTTCCTCCAGCACCCCCTCCTCGGCGAGTTCGGCGGTGACGTTGAGCCCCGTCTGTCCGCCCAGCCCGGCGATCACGCCGTCGGGCTGTTCCTGGCGGATGATCTCCGAGATGGCCTCGGTCGTGATGGGTTCGATGTACACCCGATCGGCCATCTCCGGGTCCGTCATGATCGTCGCGGGGTTCGAGTTGACGAGGACGACCCGAGCGCCCTCCTCCTGCAGGGCTCGGCAGGCCTGCGCGCCCGAGTAGTCGAACTCGGCGGCCTGTCCGATCTGGATCGGGCCGCTTCCGATCAACAGTATGGTCCGGTTCTCGGATTCGGTGGCGGGACTCCCCGCCACGGTGGCCTCGTCGGTCATCATCGGATCCGAGTCCGCACATCGTAATAAGCCCGACGAAATGATACGAGATACGCAACTAAATTACGGATTTCGAAATCCCCACGCGTGTCGGAGGGGCTCTCCCGCCGCCGGGGAGCGTCCGTGGGACGGCCGATCCCGGCGTCGTGCGACGCTCAGGTGTTCAGCCGGTAGCGGTACGGACTCCCCTGGAGCACTTCCACCTCGC encodes the following:
- the carB gene encoding carbamoyl-phosphate synthase large subunit, translating into MTDEATVAGSPATESENRTILLIGSGPIQIGQAAEFDYSGAQACRALQEEGARVVLVNSNPATIMTDPEMADRVYIEPITTEAISEIIRQEQPDGVIAGLGGQTGLNVTAELAEEGVLEEHDVEIMGTPLDTIYATEDRDLFRQRMENIGQPVPASTVISLEDDESAETMSEDALRDRVGAAVDEVGGLPVIARTTYTLGGSGSGVVDDMDKLVERVRKGLRLSRNDEVLITESIAGWVELEYEVMRDADDSTIIICNMENIDPMGIHTGESVVVTPSQVIPDEGHQEMRDAALEVIRELGIQGGCNIQFAWHDDGTPGGEYRVVEVNPRVSRSSALASKATGYPIARVTAKVALGKRLHEIENEITGETTAAFEPAIDYVVTKVPRWPKDKFDDVDFTLGPAMKSTGEAMSIGRTFEESLLKALRSSEYDPAVDWADVDDEELESEYLVRPTPDRPYAIFEAFDRGYTVDEVVELTDIKEWYVERFRRISDAVTAAAEGDFTEAAIKGVTNAEIAATAGADVGSVETEVPGRTYKQVDTCAGEFAAQTPYYYSSRKPEFVTGPFEGDAAAGELRVDRDVESVVVVGGGPIRIGQGVEFDYCSVHAIQALREEGIDAHVVNNNPETVSTDYDTSDGLFFEPITAEEVADVIEAADADGVMVQFGGQTSVNIGHPLEAELERRGLDCEILGTSVDAMDLAEDRDRFNRLMDERGIAQPEGGSATSEAEALELASDIGYPVLVRPSYVLGGRAMDVVYDDEELKEYIEEAVRVSPDKPILIDEFLADAVELDVDAVADGEDVIVGGVMEHVESAGVHSGDSACMIPPQADEVLDVMDRVREVTVEIARELDTVGLLNVQLAVKDGTVYVLEANPRSSRTVPFVSKATGVPIAKLAAKVMAGYDLDDLDVQEQVPEKVSVKEVVLPFDRLEGSDPRLGPEMKSTGEVMGTAEHFGKAYEKAQSATGKPIPTEGVAVVDLSAAEFPGPDTEEGQALLDGFGEYFDVQEFDDLRSAIRAGEVDVIVSRNREALEVAVEEDVTYFSTHASAKAVLEGLRHHDDPIDVQATSDRPKRQTQWGGE